The genomic DNA cacacacagtatatatacgtAAAAGAAACGTCcccttttcaggactgtgtatttcaacaataatgttgtaaaaattcaaaaaaatttacagatcttcattgtaaagggtttaaacaatgttttccatgcatgttcaattaaccataatcaattaattaacatgcacttgTGAAATGGTCggtaagaccttaacagcttacagaaagtaggcatttaaggtcaccgTTCTAAAATCTCgagacactaaagagacttgtctaccgactgtgaaaaacacccataGAAAGATAcccagggtccctgcttatctgcgtgaacgtgcattaggcatgctgcagggaggcatgaggactgctgatgtggctagggcaataaaatgccatgtccgcactgtgagacgcctaagacagcgctacagaaagacagaaaggacagctgatcatcctcgcagtggaagaccacgtgtaacaacacctgcacaggatcggtacatccgaatatcacacctgcgtgacaggtacaggatggccacaacaactgcccgagtcacaccagaaacacacaatccctccatcagtgctcggactgtccgcaataggcagtccatgaggaggagatgcactgcagtacttcaagcaggtggccacaccagatactgactggtacttttgattttgagcctcccttcattcagggacacattctgaaacatttttagtttatgtcttatggtgttgactcttttagtgttcatacaaatatttacacattaagtttactgaaagtaaaaacagttatatatatatatatatatatatatatatatatatatatatatatatatatataagtatatatttaaatgttctaaaaagaaaatgaatgtaTGAGCCTGATCAGCAAGTACTGGCcacacaggggagagagagaggaaagaatgTTATATTTGCAAATAAAGCCTGTAATTGAGCTGCTCTACTgtcagaaagaatgaaaaaaagaatcaacACATTTTGGAATTCAATTAGAATTCAGAATTGAACAGGATCGGGGTATAAAAAtccgaacaaaaaaaaaaaaaaccttcaccaAGAATAGCTTTTCgttgttatttttaaagcagGAATAAGATGTCTGGTATGAATATGGGGTGGTGGACTGTCCTTGAATGGAAAGCATGCTGGAAAAGGTGGGCTAAATTTAAGCACATGACCAACATTATGAATGGAAATGGTTGGGAAATTCTATCCTGTGACTAAGACGTAGGTCATAAGATGTTAATGCACACCATGATCActtgaatttttaaataatgtaacagGCTACATCAAGCTTTGGCATCTAATTCCTAAAAAAGTGATAATTATGGGGAGAAAAGTACAgactaatttttaattaactaaaCCTTTCTATTTGAATTAATTCAATTGATacaagaatatatatttttattaaagttacatttataatttatgaCTAGCAATAAAAACATGCTATTATTTTACAAAGGAACATAtggaataattatttaattttatgtgagatactgtatatatactgtatttgaaaGTGCTCTCCAGTGCTCTGAGGCTGTAAATTCAGATTTCCCAATATCACTCATAGCGCATAAATGTCTACTGTATGCTTTCCATTGTAGTAACAAgcttcattatttttctcatATTAACCTCAGGTGAGAGAAAAGAGTCTGGTGAGGAAACTACCACTTACAACTGCTATGAAATAGTTGATAACAAAAGCTGTTTTGCTTACATGATTAAAAGTTACAGTAGAGTGATGAGACAAAAGATTTAAATTATACGATGTTTTAAAGAGGGCGGTAAATCTGTGAATGAGCATCCCAAcgaaggtggctcggagccaaCTGCAGTCGTCCCAATGAACATTTAGCATGTgaaatgcctgatccttgaaaatctacAGATAATTTGTGTCTATGAGAAacgtacacacaatcattcaccaacaaaacattacaggaactcggctaggAGTTTTTGCAACATTCCCTAATACATTCCTGACCTCCCTCCAAGTGATAGGAGTTCCtggtctgatcatggctctgccttactgagaaacctttctaccttgatggtatccaagtactTCTAAAAtgctaggataagtgcattagtgtactgtagcaggggattatatagagaaataatggtAGATTTTTACTCATAACTGTGTATTATCTTGCACAATCGAAAGTTCaggtttaacttgaacaccctttgtaAATGACTGATAAATGCACAAATCAGAATTGAAAAccgaagaaaagaaaatgcaccATGATAATGTGTACTTGAAAAACGTAAATATGACAGAGTAAGAGTACAGTTAAtactttttaatcattttcGAGGAAAGGTCAAAATCCCCTAAAACAATACATAATACTAATTAGTAACTGAATAATATTCAACGCTGTTGCTGACTAACATTTATATCTATACTTTCTCCATGTTATACAATAAGAGTAATAATAGAAATCAGCTGTGTTTAGAGTGGCTTTCTGACATGCAAAATATCCAGCATGTATCTGTTCAAGCCtgtcactgtgctgtaaatagAACAAGGACACACTCCTCTGGCATGTGGCAGTTAGATCACACAAGCAGATCCATCTATCTTGTTTTAGAGTATGACTGCATGTGCGTCGTCATAACACTCTGGCACATAGATGACACATAGTGACAGAAGCTGGTTGCTACTGGAACTTTCTTGCCCAGGATATAAAAGGGGCATGCAGACTGCACTGAGCCAGAAGCAGCGAGACAGCTGAGACAAGCAAACAAAAGAGCGAGAACCAGCACAGCAGCACAGCAGCACAGCAGCACAGACCACCAACTGATCAAAGATGCTTTGCCCGAGCACTTTCCAGCCTACTTTTAGTAGTTTTCCCTTAGTGGACTTCCACTGGCCGGTGCGCAGCCTTTGGCCTGAGACAAGACCTCTGTTCTTCCAGATCGAACAAGAGATGATAAGGCACATGCAGGAGATGCGACACAGCCTGGAGTTCATGGAGCGCCTCCACAGGAGGATCTTCGATGAAATTGACCATACCTCACCTTCAGCTGTGTTCAAACCCATCTCATTTCAGGTGGCcaaagaaaacaataatttCGCAGTAACTCTGGATACAAAAGATTTCTTGCCCGAAGAGCTTTCAGTCAAACAAGTGGGCAGGAAGCTACGTGTGAGTGGAAAGTCAGAGAAGAAGCAGGATGATGGGAAAGGTTCATACTCTTACAGATGCCAAGAATTTCGGCAGGAGTTTGACCTTCCTGACGGTGTGAACCCTGAGGAGGTAACCTGCTCTTTAAACAGTGGCGAGCTACAGATCCAGGCACCTAAGGAGACCCCTGCAGGGTCAAATGAGAGGATAGTGCCTATTGCATACACTCCTGCTGTGACCAGCACTCCAGCTCAGAGTCCAGAACCACAGAGCCAGCCGGACCAGGAAGATTCCTCTAAAAACTAAGACAAGCTGCAATAACATACTACGTTGACAAATGACCATGGACTATAGAACTAGTTAATTACCAATGATGAAGTTTTTGAAAATATGTTTAACTCCATGCTGAATTTCGAGCATGATAATTTAATGTTCACTTATTTGATTTTGTTGGATTTGGACTGTTGGTACAGTAAATACCTCATTGTGGAAAGATTTCACTGGAATAACTGGCTTATTCATGAAGTACAAtattaaattagtttttcatCAAAGAATTTTCCGCTattcttttaagatttttcttttaatgtatgCCAACTTAATTTACTTACACCTCAAACAGACAACTGACTCACATAATCAAGTAAATAATATTCTATAGAAGACATTTCAGGAAATATTTTGATTGGGTTTAAGTGTACTGTAGGATAGAAACACAAAATATTGGCCTATGCAAGAATGgcctaataaaataaagttaaagtaGAATTAGCACATCAGAGTATCTTCATTAATTATGAATGTTTTCTTCAGCAGCTTTAagcagtaaatacaataaaacagtGTTGGTACACTGGTCATTCTGGTTAACTGTACACAAAGTAAATACTAAAAGGGGTAGAAGGTAGTTCTACCTTGTTCAATTGTAACATTAATTGTTGGATTTTTCATAAAACCTTTCAGGCCTCCTCAAAGCACAATCCGAAACCTTGTAGAAAAGTGCTAGATTTAAAGCAATCCCATTATCTTATGCTAATCAACACAGTACATGAAATGACATCCTAACAAGTGAACTATCTCCAACATGGTCAATCTTACTAATAAATCTAGTAATATTCTATTACTAGAATCTATATTAAATATGATTACAATAGaccaaatataaattaaatattcattaaCCCTATTTCTAGACACTCCTAGAATAGGCACTCCTAGACACTCCTTATTATATTGGCAGATAATTTAACTAATATTAGGCATTTTTTATAGAAAGAAACTAAATTTATTGCCAATAGATTAAGACAATTTAAACTTTATAGTAATAAATAgtctctacagtacattacttTAATAACCTTATATTTCCTCTATTGTAATCTGATTGATTTCAAGAAAAAATGACTgatgtctgtgtttatttaaaaccgTGCATATATATGAGCCAATCAGTTTATTTATAGGCACCGGTTGCATACACTTACCTTaccaagaaaatatttttatatatcgtAATTCAGTGGTTTGGATTGAATATACGATATCATTTGGTTTTCTGTCTGGTTAGATTTATCCTTCCATTTCTACAATCCAAAAATGTAACTGAGAAAATATTTACACCAGGATACCAGACATTACACAATGTCTGCTGTCCAAGAGCTCTATGTTTCCTAACATCAACTTTTTGATAATTctgaacatatatatatatatatatatatatatttttttttttttcattataatgcTTAATGTTTGGCCACATCACTCAAGAAAGTATGTATGCTGGTACAAACCTTGTCTGGTTAAACCATTACATGGCAGGGGCAGATTCAGTTGTGTCTTTAAATCTCTCCAGCAAATGGAACAGTTGGTTTGTGTAACTGATCCAAATTACATGCTATGAACATCTCACTTCAAACACTGTCAAATAAATTCTGGTTACATTTCTGATAAAGGTttgtcagcaaaaaaaatatattggatCTAGTGGGATGGCGTCAGAAACATTTTTGAGAAAGCCAACCAAGACAAGACCTCAAATCTATGTCCTTTTTTATCTTATCATTGTGATGATAGCTGAAAGTTTTGGATGAGGAAAGGCATCCAgcaaaaaacctgtgccaagctttgACATGTGGACTGAATGGTTCGCTGTTGCAACCCATGCCAGGATcaaccgaaagaccaacaacaacagggAGTTCTGTCACAGACATTCATAACAGCCGGAAGCATCATCTTTAACTTTTACGTCATACTGTGTCTACTGTACTGCGTCTGATACTGTCACAGACAGTCTTTACCAATGGGTACGTCACGTCGAGGTCAAGCTGAAACCCCGGATCAGAGTGTGATGCATCTAAGGTGATAGGGCATACGACAGACATTGGAGCTCATTGGAGATTTAGGATCTGCATGTGGGCGGAGCCATTGGGTAACCTCtagtacagtaaatacagtactaaCTTCTAGTAAAAGCCAATATAGGTAATATTGTAACAATGAATGCTTAATAGAAAGCTCCCAGAACACCCAtacatatatatagttttaattagtttttaagcacttttgaccaaaaaaagtaatattatgttgtttaatcttgtattttaaattgtttctcCAAAATGAACACTCAGGCCAAGTCAAAACATTGGATCAGTTCCAGGTATCGCGATAACTCGTCTAGACCTGTAATAAACTTCCGGGGCGGAGCTAAAGGCGTGCTCATAAATTTCCCGCCAAGGCTTCAGCGTTTTCTAACAAGCTTGCCTAATTGGTAATGAAGTCTAAATTCTGTTTCCCAGGGATGGTTTCAGAATTTTGACTTGGTGAAACGTTTCTACTGAAATAATTTATCAGCGCTCGATGATTTTAGGCCAGGTTTTTATGACCCCTGAGCTGCTGCAGGTATGAAGGAGCTGATTGAGGAGATGCCCGACAGCGGGTACGGGTGCGCCGTAGCCAACCGCTTCGGCCGCCTTCTGGATGACGAGTCCGACCCTTTCGACTTGCTGTACCAGGCCCAGGTGAAAACAGAGAAgcgaaagaagaaagaagaccTGAAAAAAGTCGTCGCCGCGACAAAAAACAGCAAGAAGGAGTCGCAaaaagacaggaagacactggtTCGTGTCGGAGAAAACACCGCAAACCGGGCTGCAGCAGGTAAGGTGCTaatgaacaggtgtgtgtgtgtgtgtatgagctaaAGAGATTGACGCATGCGCAGTAAAGGAGACAGCGAGCGGCTGTGGTGGTTTTTTCTCCAGGACAGAAGCGGCCTGTTCGCGCTGCACCTGACGAGCGAGAGGAGAGGCGCGCGGCCTTCAGTGAAGCAAAGATGACTGAGGGTGAAGTTTCTCTGGGCTACTCCATCGAGAGGTGAGCGGATTTCTCTCTGCTTTACCGTGGTTTTAGTGTGTAGGATGTTATACAGAGTGTGTGTCCAGTTGTGCTGTTAGAGGAAAGTTATGCGTTAAGATCTTTTTAAGGTTGATTCCCCAAGGAGGAGGCACAAATTTAAATGTTCTTAAACTTTCTTCTGTCAAAAGTTTTGTTGGGGACGGTTTAAAATATTCTCACGCTAAAAGTCGGAGTAATGCAGATTTAACAATGATGAAAGTTTaatcatttttgttaaacaaagaTGCTCTCAGTTTTACAACTCctttcttttcattaaaaaaaaaaattacatacagcattaagacattttattttaattactaaaCTTATCATTAATTACAGGTGCAATAATggacattttattcattgtgTGCTGAATATAATTACCTTGTTGGTTGGTTgatctaaatattttaaatataactttTCAAGTCACACTCCATGGGGGGGAAAAACATCCACGAAAAACATAATTACGgactagtttttatttttatttttttacttttctcccTGTGAAACACCAAAACCTTTGTAAACTGAATCAGGATGTTGCATGGCTGCCGGCTTAATTTGGCCGTAAAAATTAAATtgtctttttaataaacatcTGAGGCTtgcacataaattaaaaaataaactaataatttcTCTTAAACTTGGCACAAATTAGACAAGtctaagatttattttaaagttcttATTCTGTACATTAACTAATTTGTTTTGTGAATTTAAAGGTTTTACACACATTTCAATGACTTTTTACTTGTAGAGAACTGATCAAAacaatttgaaaatgtttttgggTGGGGTGAACTTTAATATTGTGTATTGTTGTGGAAACCACATACCGCAATAGAATGATGCAAATCACAAACTGCTCAGCAGCTAAGCCATCTATGCATCACAGTTTACAGCTCCATAATCAAAAATCTCTCAATATTAAATTTTCTAAGCTTAATCAAATCTATTTACAACACGGAAGTTATGTAAAATTAAGGTAATTTATGCGCTTTACTTGGTTGGGGCTTCTTTACCGTAAATTACCATGACAGTGATTATCCTGAGGCACTGCTAAGGTAGTATTGACGACCATCTTTAACTCGTCTCTATTATTTGCTTGGTCATTtctcattttccttttaactgtATCTCATGGAAAATTTGGGTCAGAGTTGGTTGGCCAGTAAGGACAatatggtcagtaaaccatttggTGTTGGTTTTGATGCTGTGGgtaggtgccaagtcctgctggaagaACAACTCAACATCTTCATAAAGCTTACAGTGCCCTTATGcctaaaaacaaaccaaaaaaaaattgagaaatgtAATACAAATGCTatctgggttatttttttaattttacttaaaagcTACCTttgatgtaatgttttatatatatatttatataattttttttttaaggcctgGAGAGCCTTTTGATAGAGCGACACGGGGAAGAGGAGGTGGACGGGGACGAGGGGTTCGAGGTGTCGGCTTTTCCAGATCCACTGATGGTTTTGATCCCAGAGGGAAGCGAGAGTTTGAGCGGCACAGTGGAAGCGACCGGGCGTAAGAATGCAGTGCAGTTTCTAATGGTC from Clarias gariepinus isolate MV-2021 ecotype Netherlands chromosome 19, CGAR_prim_01v2, whole genome shotgun sequence includes the following:
- the hspb9l gene encoding heat shock protein beta-11, which codes for MLCPSTFQPTFSSFPLVDFHWPVRSLWPETRPLFFQIEQEMIRHMQEMRHSLEFMERLHRRIFDEIDHTSPSAVFKPISFQVAKENNNFAVTLDTKDFLPEELSVKQVGRKLRVSGKSEKKQDDGKGSYSYRCQEFRQEFDLPDGVNPEEVTCSLNSGELQIQAPKETPAGSNERIVPIAYTPAVTSTPAQSPEPQSQPDQEDSSKN